The DNA sequence ctttttatttatcctgGAAATGAAATCACCATGCCCTTTCCAGAACTGGTGGCCTAATTTTGACCTTCCCAGTGGAACGTAGTCTTTGGTCcaaaggggtggaggtgggggaggattGAGGAAGGTGCTAGCCCACGAACAGACTATTCCAACAGAGAGTAGCACAAAGGGCCAGTGcatggggaagagaaaggaaggggtggggtggagtggcCCTGGGGCCTCACGACCAGTGCAGACTCCCAGGCCCAGAGTGCCCTGGGGCTTCCCTTGAACTGGTTCAACTTTCCTAAAGCTGCAGAGCCTGGGTAGTCCAAGGCAAAAACTGTTCTCCCAATTTGGACCCAGACTCCTAAGGCAGAACCAGATCCTCCAGAGCAGGAAAAGGATTTCCGGTTTCTCAGTCTTCACCCTGTCTTCAGCTTAACATTAAATTCTTGCCCACTGGGAGGTTACTCAGGTGGAGCTTTAATGTGATTTGACACATGCTTTGCCTTCAAACTAGCTTATGGCATTTACAtggctataaaaaaaaatcttaactgaGATGAAAATAAAGCGTTCCCTTTTTTtccaattcaaatatttttattttaatgactggaaagtcatttgcatttctgcatttctgaagtgtttcttccttttcttcccatccCATTCATTTGTCATATCTTCTGAAATGATATCTGTGCAGTTGGACCTACGCTCTACCTGCTGTGGGGAGCTTCATACTCTTTTCCTCTTCAGATGTAGCCAATCCTCTTTTCACGAACCATAATTCCTCTGGTGAAACAAAGTTTACATTACCAAGACCATATCATCTTTTTGCTGCTAAAAAGGCTTGGATAATTTTTTGAGGACATTAGCATTCAGTGCTGATTGAATTGATGCTGTCTTGATGACAGTGCTGAAGGCCATGAACTCTGTGAGTTGGATTCTTCAGTATATTAGATGTGCTAACAAAGTCATGGAATTTTAGAGGAGAAATCTCTTGAGTCTAATGGCCTTACTTTATAGCTAATAAACAAAGTGTTTAAAAGTGGAGAACTTAAGCCAAAGTGATACAGTTACTAAGAGCTGATCTGGACCAGAACCTTCGTTCTCTTGCCTTTGTATCTCATActatttctattctttctcttcttaaatcagtgttatttattttctacttctccTTTCCTATACTCCAGAACACTTCCTCTGTAGTTCCAATGGTGAACTAATTCCTTTGAGTTAAGCCTGGTTCaaagaaatacagcaaagtagTTAAAGTGTGTGGCCACAAGTTACTCTCCCATTTCTTTAGTGCAAATTTGAGGCTAGGCTGTCCTGTTTCACCAGCCTGAGGAAACAGACACCCAGTTTTGTGTTTAGAACCTGGGTGATTTTTTAGTCTTATCAAAGACTGATCAAGCAATCAAGCCACTAGTCCTATATAGTTGGTTCTAATGAAGACACAGCATTTAAATGAATCATGGAGAAACAGGAGGCACCCGCTCTTCCATTTCTTGTGGTGGGTTCACTGGTACTTTAGAAACTCAGAAATGAATGCTTCAGATCAGGTGCTTTTCCAGCATAgacagcttttcttttcttttgtatcaaATGACCTATTTGCCATTTGCCACACATCCATTCCTAATCATTTGTTAAACAACCCACTCTATAAGAAGTCCTCTCTTTTAGGGAGTTTGAGGGGGCCCTAATGGACTTTGACCCCATCTTTTCTTGTATAGATTGCTGCCTTTATTGCTGAATCCATGCAGAGTTGTGGCGGACAAATAATTCCTCCAGCAGGCTACTTCCAGAAAGTGGCAGAGTATGTACTTGACTTGGGCATCCTGGGTCATATTTCAGGCACTGTGACGATTATAGGGCCATACTGGTTGCTAAAATAGTGAAGTACTTCCAGACTAGCTGGTAAATAGCCACTTGGTAGTGCCTGTCACCTCAGGACTCCTAGAACTACTACACCTTCCCAAGACCCAGCAAATAAAGGGTTTGCACATGGTCCAGCAGGGGCACCTCAGCTCTCTGCTCCAGTCTGCAGCCTGGCATCCTCACTGATTGGCTGGTGCCCAAGCCTTAccaattattaaaaatttgaaGACTAACCCTGCTAAACACTACTTCTTATTCACTCCTTATTCTTCCCACTTAAAATACTTTAAGTACAGCTTACTTTAAGCAGCACAAACACGAATAATGTACAGTATGTCTAATCTAGAAGTATGTGTTTAGATTACAAAGTCAGTAACATCACAAAGATGTCACTGGGGATTTGAgcactgaaatgtttttaaaaaatattacaaacttCAGGTTAACAATATTTGTTTAAATTCTCTATAATCTGTATCTTTGTGGGTGGGTTTGGGAACTCTTCAGTGACCTGAAAACATTAGAACTGCCCTTTTGCTTTTCAGATATGTACACAGAGCTGGGGGTGTGTTTATAGCTGATGAAGTTCAGGTAGGCTTTGGCCGAGTTGGGAAACATTTCTGGAGCTTCCAAATGCACGGTGAGGACTTTGTTCCGGATATTGTCACAATGGGAAAACCAATGGGCAATGGCCACCCAATGGCGTGTGTGGTAACAACCCAAGAAATAGCAGAAGCCTTCAGCAGCTCTGGGATGGAGTATTTCAATACGGTAAGTTTTGGCCAATGTAGTACAAAATAAAGCTCAGTATTGCCAGTTACCCAGCCTAGCCAGACTTTGATCTAACTATATGTCATTCTATCTGGCATTATTCTCCTTGTATTTCCCCTTATAGGTCTTTCCTCATGCTAAAATGTCCTTATTAATTGTTTCAGTGATAAATGGCTGCCCGGCTAAACTCTAGAGGTTAAGCTATTTCATTAACAGATAATATGACCTGCTTTGTTTTGCATCACACTTAAATTCCCCAAACACTTCTGAAGTGTTTAGATGACTGAGTACTATAAATGTTCCTGTCATAGGAAATACTAAATTTATACTTTTGGGAAATGTTGTTTCATTGGTTTTACCCCCCAAAATCCTAAGCCTTAAGTGTGGAAAAATTATTATGACTTGTGAAGTATGTATAATGGACTTCTTAACAGCTAATAGTAAGATTCAAATCTAAGGACATGAACTGATTGGAGATAATGTCATTGTTTAGCTGTTTTCACAAAACTGTTCAAGGGCAGAAATCCATATTTCTGAACCACACTTGGAAATCCTTAATTCCCAAACACAATGTCTGTTTTTTGATTAGATGAACTAATAAGTTGCCTGGTAGTCCTGCATACCAGTTATctggcatggagaatataattgAAATGAGTTTTTTctcaatcctaaatgaatagaaTCTGGCTATATTCTAAATCTAAAATGCTAATATAACAAGAGAATGTTTTATTGAAGTTATATCTTTACTTGCTTATGTATGAGCCAAATTTCTCATAGATGAAGCAAGGCCACTAATTCAACTATTACGTTTTTTCATTGATCTTTCTGCTGTAGTATGGAGGAAATCCAGTGTCTTCTGCTGTTGGTTTGGCTGTCCTGGATGTAATTGAAAATGAAGACCTTCAAGGAAATGCCACAAGAGTAGGGAATTATCTTACAGAGTTACTGAATGAGCAGAAGATGAAACATACTTTGATAGGAGATATCAGGTATGTTTATCATGAAGGTGTCACAGAGatagctttcattttcatttttccaaaggaaaatagcttatattttatcttatatttgatcttataaatttaaaataaattacataaaactaAATCTAGAAAACCCTGAAAAACATAAAGAACAAAACTCGTTCTTAACCCAGAAGCCAGATATCCATCACCCCTGTTAACTTTTGATGTGTATCTTTCCTGACTTTTAtacctaaaaaataaacaaataaagctGGAATAATTTCAGCAcctaaagatgaaaagaaagaactTAAAGTAACTCTGAATGATCTATTAAAAATTTTGACAACCTggacacttgattttttttgtagCTATGTATAAACATCAAACATTTATCATCATTAATGTCCTGCATAACTGAAGAGCATGAGAAGGTTGTATTTAagcctttttcttttataattaaatgaaaaataccagATGACAAAAACTAGCAAGAGCTCTGGGTGCTAGTATGTATGTTGGAATCTTGGATTAGTTAGAATCAATAACAATTACCCTCAAAGGGAATCACTCAGCTTCAAATTAAACTGAAGTTTGGGGACAGTGTCAGCTTTCTATGACAATGCTTCATACAGTATgtaccaaattttctttctccGTCTCCCTCCCTCAGGGGTGTTGGCCTTTTTATCGGCATTGACTTGGTGAAGGACCATCGGAAGAGAACCCCCGCCACAGCCGAAGCTCAACACGTCATCTACCAGTAATCACACCCCCACACCTTTTTGATGTCTTGTCTTGAAAGATGTTCACCCCCTTGAAAGCTTTTTTACTTCCTCCAACCCCTCCAAATAAGGGAAGTTTGAGACACGTGCAGTTTATAAATGTGGGCTTCTTGTGAATACTACACTGTTCTACGTTCCCATCATTCTCAAATGATCTTAGTTGTCATTTGTACTCACATGTATTTTCTGTGCTAATtaggatgaaagagaaaagagtaCTTCTCAGTGCtgatggacctcacagaaatgTGCTTAAAATAAAACCACCTATGTGCTTCACTGAAGAAGATGCAAAGTTTATGGTGGACCGACTTGATGGGATTCTAACAGGTCTGTCCCCAGATGGTTAAGATACCTTCCTGCTCTCTACCGTCCTCTACCATCATACACAACTGTGCACCTTGTTACTGATGACAGAGGTGAAGGGCAGTGAAAATGAATATGTAACTTGGTGGCTAGAAGTAGGAAAATACAGCTGAAAAATGGCAACTACATGAACTCTTAAATTGAAATTTTCTGTTTGTACTCACACAACTCCAAATCTAAGTTTTTACTGAAATGacacatggttttatttttgttatttattttcacttttaaaaaaaactgcatgTCTGCCTTGGACCATGCACCACCAATGCTTACTCTAATATTTCTGCATTGTCCcatgaaaatacatgaaacattcttaataaaaattaaaggctATCGGTTAATAGTTATTTGCTGTATGTTATATCATTTGACTTTATGTGTATTTCACATATTACAGTTTAATTTTTGAAGACCTTTGTTTGTCATTCAGAATTATAGCCATAATTTACCTTTTATTTGCCTGTGTTACATAACTGGTTTAATGTGCTTTTCCATTATGAGCATAAATTGAGATTAAAGAGGAAGCAACAGTGTAAAACCACATTGGAAAACATAAAACACTGTCAAATGTTACATCATTTTTGTGGTTGTTTCAGTTATATTTTTAGGATTCAACCTCTCTGCTCCCTTGTCAGTCTTCTATTAGGATAAGGAGGATAAACCAGAATGTAGAGCAGGGTAGCATACAAAACAGATAATTAATGTTTGGAAACTTGAGTTTCCAAATTATTTGTAATATGGTCACCATCTTTGGACCAAGAGTATGTTCACACCTAAACCTGGCAAACTTCCTTACACACCTGTGTTTGCTCTGGTCCCCTTGAAGGGCCAGGTGGAAGAAAGTATAGGTTGGGGCAAATCTGTCACTATTACCTAAAAGCCAAGTCAGCACTTGAGCATTGTTAATAGTGGGCTGAAGATTTCCTTTGAATAAAGTGACCGAGGCATAGCTAACAGAGGCTCAGTACCACTTGTAAATGACAATAATGAAAGGCtacaataaaagtttaaaaacagcAAGTTGAATAGCAGCACTTTTGAAACACATTACATTTACTTCTTTATTCTTCATTAAGGATATTACTACAGATACCaaaaatttgtgtgtgtggtattgtttttaagatttttatgttATTCTGTCTTCTTCATTGTGTCTTCAGTTTTAGAAGAAGTCATTGGAGCTCAAAATGAGAGTGTGATTTCTGAGAATACTCCATGCAGAACAAAGGTAAGAGTCTGATACTTTACTTTTGGGAGAAAGTTTAGAGCTTTGGGATTTCGAGAAAAAgtattgtaaattttttaaaaattgtacaatGATATCTAGAATAAAATCTGCCTTTGCTAGGGTTGACTGATTGTTGCAATTTTGAGTTCACAATTAAATTTCAAGTCAATTGTCACACCGTTTGAAAGGAATAAAGCCAAGACCCATTCTTACAGGATCATGCCCAGACCCCAAAACACCCTTAGATCTGCAAAGAGGACCTtcaaaaatatagaaatgaaaataaatgtcctTCCTCTTTGTCTGAGGCCACCTGACACTGCCTTGGATTCCCACACACCACCCCTTAAAATCAGCAGAAGCAAGCAGTGTGGCTCTAAAATGCCAGTTTGGTCCTGAAGTGAACCATGTATAAACTTCGAACGGCAGCCAGAGCCTGCGAACTGTCCGGCACCCAGTGTCCTAGTTTCTGCATTTGATGTGCTTCCAGCAGAGGGCCTTTCCGTTCGCCCCAGGGTGTGAGAAAGAGCTCCTTGAGCCCAGGGAAACAAAGGGCAAAAAACTTGAGAGGCTTTGTTGcataatttgttatttgtttatgACTGGGTTGCATAAAGGAACACTCAGTGCCTCCCACATGTCCAGTGCAGTCAGCTAAGTCCTTCTCCTGATTGAAAAACATTAGGCCCTTTGAATGATAGCAAATGATTTGCTAACAGGACTGCTTCTGTCTCTTGGTACAACACAACCAATTACAGAAATCAATTTTTAACTGCTCTTCAAGTAGCTTTTCAAGTCTAGGACAGAATCCCAGCTGTAAGAACTCAGCAAGCATTGAAAAGGAGCTTACAAAGGGAGCTCACCATGGGAAATCCCACTTTACAGTTAGCAAAGTTAGTGTACATATTTCTGAAATTTTGGCTTGGAGTCCCAGATTTAATGTTGACATCACATTTCAAATGTCTATGGAGGATGTCAGTCAGGGTTAGAGAGGAACAGGCAGCATTGTTGTGTCGTGTTgtattctgttctgttctccCGTGGGTCGTGTTTGGTATTGGCCTGTTGCATCAGCATGTGGAAGCTGGACCGGTTTGAGGTGGAGGGCCCACTACGGTTTGTTCGCCTGTCTTACAGATGGCCAATGAAGCCCACTCAGAACTGCTCAGTGACAGCACCCCAGACTCCAGAGAAAATCCCAGCCAAAAGAGAAATGGATTGTGCACAGATAGACATACACTGCTCAGTAAGAGGCTGAAGACATGAGAGATCAGAATTTTAAAGCAAGATAAATGTCCAGTTATAGAGAATTAATTAAAATGTCTTCAGTTAATAGCTGTATTGTACCCTGTAAAGGTAGAATTTGCAGTCCAATTAGAAGTGCAAATAAATAGGTCCCTGGGTGATAAGAATGAGCCAGATGATAATCAAACCATGTCAAGATTATTCACTCAGCCTCTAGCCTGTTAGTGCCTTACGAGATTCCTGAAAGTACTTCATTTAGTCTGCTAATTTAAGCATCAAAACTGAATTTTCAGTTGGCAGTTTTATGCCTCACATTTTAATGTTTGAAATGGGAGAGTAAAAACAGTAGGTTCCTTAACTTTGGACACTTAGTGCCTTATAACAAGAATGAATCATTCTTTAATGACTTAATTTATATCTATTTATGgactaaagtaaaataaaagatgatgtaaaacaaaatgtttttactAGAAAAGTGTTCACTCTTCTTTTGCAGAGAATATTAGGATTGGGGTGGTAAAATCAAAGCCATTTGGAACAAAAATGATGTATAGCAAATGTTAAGAAGTGCATGAATAATTCAGACTTTTGGCAGGGCAATACATCAATCAAGATTGAGGCTTTGCAGGTGGGGAGGGACAAGGAGCAGACCCAGAAACACTCATAATGATGTCGCTGAGCAGCAGCAGGAGCCAAAGCTCTGTGGCCATAAGTCAGAGACCTCAGCTCTGTCTCTCAGGTGGTGACACCTCGACAAGTCTGGTAAGAAATTAACTTTCAACCAATTACCTTCCCTTCTCATCAAGTTTATTGTCACCTCCACACACTCCCTCACACACAAGAGCaggagtgcacacacacacatgcatttctAACCAGACATTGACAAAGGGGAATGAGGAAACTTACAACCTCAAAAATCTCTTCCTTACATGCAGGTGCCACTTGGAGGCTAGTAtatgaactggaagaaatttgaatttcagtacTGACTTCTGGTTATCTTCATTGCCTTCCCAGCAGCTATTaaactttttgttttggtttttgttcataaagaaaagaaaacaatttggcTATGTCTATGTCATGATAATTGAGAGGGATGTTGGGAGGGGAGTTAATTGTAAAAAGCTTCCTTTCTGAGTTGGTCATAaattaaaatgctataaaaaggCAAGACCTCATTATTAAAATCTTTTTGCTCCTAAAAGTATAACTGACTCTGTGGATCCTGCTTAGATAATGCGGAGGTTGGCTTCCAGGAGGTGACAAAGAAGGGTGACTACAGAAGTCTCTGTGGTTTGCTTCTAGGAAAACACTTAGGAGCTGATCAGCCCCTTGGCAGTGCGGGTGAGCCCTCTTGTGTGCAGCCCACGCTGGCGTACTTGGAAAGTGCTTGTCTCCTTCTCTTATTGGAGCTGGTTTATATgctgagagaggaaggaaaaacccaCACCTGGGTTATAAGTTTTCCaagtataaaataatagaaaccaaAACACTTTATTCTTCAGTATGCTTCACTCTTCTTCATTACCTGTAAGTTGGGTTTTTATAAGGAGAGATATAGAAACAAGTGACTCCTTCCTGAACACAACAGAGACAACCTGTGGGTGAGGTTCCTGGCAGCTGCCTCATTTCTGTGATGCCAAATAGAGGTTGTATCAGTTTGGATCCCCTGGGACTCAAGATAGAGTCTCGAGATAGATTAGAAGCTCAAGAAATCAAATAGGGGTAACGCCTGTGAGGATGaaggagccaggaagcaggaggaAGCAGGAAAAGTGTTTGGGTCTGACACCTGTGACAGAAGAGCCCCACACTCAGCACAGCACTGAGGAGGTCCCAGCACGTCAGGGAGCTCAGTGCGAAGGCTGCCCCTCCAGGAGGCTGCGCTGGGCAGAAGGGCAGGCCCTGGTATCCTTGCTGACTTTCCTCACTGGCTGGCAGATCCCAGCGACAACACCCTGGGCTTAAATGCTGCCGTGGGCCTTGGAGGCCCTGAAGCTGGAGGCCGCCAGCTGACCGCACTCCTCACCAGGCTCCTCTCAagtggagagcagagcagaacaCCCCCCGGGGGCGGCCGTCGTCACCCCTATCGCCACACAGGTCCATCTCCCCACACACTTGGGGGAGCAGCTCTTCAGTGGTCCCCACGGGTTCTCTCTTCCCGGAGGGGAGAATTGAAAGAACGAAGTTAGTGAAGCAAACAGCTCCTGACACAGCAGACAGTCTCAGGGCCACAGCTGGGATTCATCATCTCCCTGCTCCACGTCTGAAATTATACTCACCCTCAGCAATCATTTATGGATGTCCTAATGATAGTAGACATTATGATTTCTCCCACTACTCATTCCTACTAGGAGTGTGAGCCATTGGAAAGAACGCCTTTCTCAGGCCAGGGCCGAGGTACTTGTCCACTCAGGTCAAGTAGTACCAAGAGACACTGAAGCCTGTCATGTGAGTTCCGCATGTATTCCTGTCTTTCCCACTTTGAAACAGCATCCCTACCTCCTTCTGCCGATCAAGCTCAGTTGCCATTATGGTGACCCCACCTGCTGCTTCCTAGATGCAAGGAGGCCACAGTGCTCAGTTGTCAGTTGTAGCTTATAGTTTAACAGGAACCTTGTTTTGTTACTTGGCAAAAGTCCATCCCTGTGGGGACCAGGGCCTCCAACCCTGCAGATCCCCAAGCTGTAGGGATGGGAAGAACAAAATTCTCCGCCGAGTCGTTGATGGTAAGAGGGGCCATTCCTGCATTCACCTTTTGCATCCAGGACCCTGTTGGGGGCACAGTGCCATCTGGAGGTCCCTGATTGAGTACAGATACTGCATTTTGAAGGACTGCACCCCATCCTTGCAGAGTATTACCTCTGAGCTGATGCTTCAGCTGCATCTTTCGGGAAGGTGTTCCAGTGACAGCTTCTGGATGGTGTAAGTATAATGCAGCCAATCAATCTCATGGTTATGGGCCTACCCTGAACATCTTCACTGTAAGGTGGGTTCCCCCTTCTGAGTTCCCTGGGGGATTCCTTGCCCGTGGATCAGACATAAGCCCTTGGTTTGTGGTTCTGGCTCAGGCCATGCAAGTAGGAAAAGCAAAGACAAACCCATATTCCAAACAGAAGTCTGTTCCTGTGCAAACAGACCATTGGTCCTGCCAAGATGGAAGGGGCCTGACGTAGTAGTCAGCTTGACACCAAGCAGCCAGTTGATCTCAAGGAATAGTGTCATATCGGGCACTCAGTGTCCATCTCGATTGCAGGCAGATTAGGTACTCGAAGGGGCAACAGCTGGATCTGTCCTGGTGAATGGGAATCCACACTGTGGGCCAGTGCATT is a window from the Manis javanica isolate MJ-LG chromosome 5, MJ_LKY, whole genome shotgun sequence genome containing:
- the ETNPPL gene encoding ethanolamine-phosphate phospho-lyase isoform X2, with translation MCELYSKQDTLALRSRHIGPSCKVFFAADPIKIVRAQRQYMFDEQGAQYLDCINNVAHVGHCHPEVVKAALKQMELLNTNSRFLHDNIVEYAKRLSATLPEKLSVCYFTNSGSEANDLALRLAWQFRGHQDVITLDHAYHGHLSSLIEISPYKFRKGKDVKKEFVHVAPNPDTYRGKYREDHADPAGAYADEVKKIIEEAHSSGRKIAAFIAESMQSCGGQIIPPAGYFQKVAEYVHRAGGVFIADEVQVGFGRVGKHFWSFQMHGEDFVPDIVTMGKPMGNGHPMACVVTTQEIAEAFSSSGMEYFNTYGGNPVSSAVGLAVLDVIENEDLQGNATRVGNYLTELLNEQKMKHTLIGDIRGVGLFIGIDLVKDHRKRTPATAEAQHVIYQMKEKRVLLSADGPHRNVLKIKPPMCFTEEDAKFMVDRLDGILTVLEEVIGAQNESVISENTPCRTKMANEAHSELLSDSTPDSRENPSQKRNGLCTDRHTLLSKRLKT
- the ETNPPL gene encoding ethanolamine-phosphate phospho-lyase isoform X3, whose translation is MCELYSKQDTLALRSRHIGPSCKVFFAADPIKIVRAQRQYMFDEQGAQYLDCINNVAHVGHCHPEVVKAALKQMELLNTNSRFLHDNIVEYAKRLSATLPEKLSVCYFTNSGSEANDLALRLAWQFRGHQDVITLDHAYHGHLSSLIEISPYKFRKGKDVKKEFVHVAPNPDTYRGKYREDHADPAGAYADEVKKIIEEAHSSGRKIAAFIAESMQSCGGQIIPPAGYFQKVAEYVHRAGGVFIADEVQVGFGRVGKHFWSFQMHGEDFVPDIVTMGKPMGNGHPMACVVTTQEIAEAFSSSGMEYFNTYGGNPVSSAVGLAVLDVIENEDLQGNATRVGNYLTELLNEQKMKHTLIGDIRGVGLFIGIDLVKDHRKRTPATAEAQHVIYQMKEKRVLLSADGPHRNVLKIKPPMCFTEEDAKFMVDRLDGILTVLEEVIGAQNESVISENTPCRTKGNTSIKIEALQVGRDKEQTQKHS
- the ETNPPL gene encoding ethanolamine-phosphate phospho-lyase isoform X1; this encodes MCELYSKQDTLALRSRHIGPSCKVFFAADPIKIVRAQRQYMFDEQGAQYLDCINNVAHVGHCHPEVVKAALKQMELLNTNSRFLHDNIVEYAKRLSATLPEKLSVCYFTNSGSEANDLALRLAWQFRGHQDVITLDHAYHGHLSSLIEISPYKFRKGKDVKKEFVHVAPNPDTYRGKYREDHADPAGAYADEVKKIIEEAHSSGRKIAAFIAESMQSCGGQIIPPAGYFQKVAEYVHRAGGVFIADEVQVGFGRVGKHFWSFQMHGEDFVPDIVTMGKPMGNGHPMACVVTTQEIAEAFSSSGMEYFNTYGGNPVSSAVGLAVLDVIENEDLQGNATRVGNYLTELLNEQKMKHTLIGDIRGVGLFIGIDLVKDHRKRTPATAEAQHVIYQMKEKRVLLSADGPHRNVLKIKPPMCFTEEDAKFMVDRLDGILTVLEEVIGAQNESVISENTPCRTKTFGRAIHQSRLRLCRWGGTRSRPRNTHNDVAEQQQEPKLCGHKSETSALSLRW